From the Exiguobacterium aurantiacum genome, one window contains:
- a CDS encoding helix-turn-helix transcriptional regulator, whose protein sequence is MNNRERLLEVRRFFERHTDDNHPKTLEDLLEYLSTIGDTSKLAKKSVKDDIQALTDSGFEVQDELEKNGLAKKYWHSARLFEIHELRMMVDAIVAAKFISEDVTERIVEKLQKLTSIPEAETLQSIIKTPKKKHGQIPYHIDRIQRAIQEQKAISFQYTDVVGFDATKRTFPLRRDGERYVVNPIDLHWNHEQYYLIGIDESIGEIRNYRVDRIVNSEIVEDDTPRMKHHLPDDYFQKSFNMYNGLDEEIVLAVDERVLPVIFDKLGEDVSITQDGDRFLIRFDAAVSDGFVFWLLSLGTQVEVLEPVTLRDHMRETIEAMAERYAKASIH, encoded by the coding sequence GTGAACAACCGAGAAAGGTTACTCGAGGTGAGACGGTTTTTCGAACGCCATACAGATGACAACCATCCGAAGACGTTAGAAGACTTGCTCGAATATTTATCTACTATCGGAGATACTTCTAAGTTAGCAAAAAAATCAGTGAAAGACGACATCCAAGCATTGACCGATTCGGGGTTCGAGGTGCAGGATGAGCTCGAGAAGAACGGCCTTGCCAAAAAATATTGGCATTCGGCCCGTCTGTTTGAAATTCATGAGCTCCGGATGATGGTCGACGCCATCGTCGCGGCGAAGTTCATCTCGGAGGACGTGACGGAACGCATCGTCGAGAAGCTTCAAAAATTGACGAGCATCCCGGAAGCGGAGACGCTCCAGTCGATCATCAAGACACCGAAGAAGAAACACGGACAGATTCCTTACCATATCGACCGCATCCAGCGCGCGATCCAAGAACAAAAAGCGATCTCGTTCCAATACACGGACGTCGTCGGCTTTGACGCCACGAAGCGGACGTTCCCGCTCCGCCGTGACGGCGAACGTTATGTCGTCAATCCGATTGACCTGCACTGGAACCATGAACAGTACTATTTGATCGGGATCGATGAGTCAATCGGGGAAATCCGAAACTATCGCGTCGACCGCATCGTCAACTCGGAAATTGTCGAGGACGATACGCCGCGTATGAAGCATCATTTGCCGGACGACTATTTCCAAAAGTCGTTCAACATGTACAACGGGCTCGACGAGGAAATCGTCCTCGCCGTCGACGAGCGCGTCCTGCCGGTCATTTTTGACAAGCTCGGTGAAGACGTCTCGATCACGCAAGACGGTGATCGCTTCCTCATCCGCTTCGATGCGGCCGTATCCGACGGGTTCGTCTTCTGGCTCTTGTCGCTCGGGACGCAAGTCGAGGTGCTCGAACCGGTCACGCTCCGCGACCATATGCGCGAAACGATCGAGGCGATGGCCGAACGGTATGCGAAGGCAAGCATTCACTGA
- a CDS encoding alpha/beta fold hydrolase yields the protein MKHYAHVNGTKIEYMDRGHGPVIILIHGTQSSSLEPYHVDRLVVSGFRVIVPSRPGYGETPYSFSASPQAFATNLRRLMEIMAIDQYHVYGISAGGPTAIELASQNDHALSLTLAAAVTSVVDFPYRRYVSRNVAQPAFIALQFAMKQFVFRAIQKQPFEATARMIQSTSLLALDVIRDEVTPYDIFLLKRVASQMAFGLGAQFDLRQQVTDEALLGVTCPTYIVHSKNDKAVPVRHAHHAKRLIPHAQLTILNSPGHLIWIGRQARKSEQQIERFIRFNS from the coding sequence GTGAAACATTACGCGCACGTCAACGGCACGAAAATCGAATATATGGACCGCGGTCATGGTCCGGTCATCATATTGATCCATGGGACCCAATCATCAAGCCTCGAACCGTACCATGTGGACCGGCTTGTCGTGTCCGGTTTTCGGGTTATAGTCCCATCCCGTCCCGGTTACGGTGAGACTCCGTACTCATTTTCAGCTTCACCGCAAGCGTTCGCCACCAACCTACGTCGTTTGATGGAAATCATGGCAATCGATCAGTATCACGTGTACGGCATCTCGGCCGGTGGCCCGACAGCCATCGAGCTCGCGTCACAGAACGACCACGCGCTCAGTCTGACGCTCGCGGCTGCAGTAACGAGCGTCGTCGATTTCCCGTATCGGCGTTATGTCAGCCGTAACGTCGCCCAGCCGGCATTTATCGCGTTACAATTCGCGATGAAACAGTTCGTCTTTCGGGCGATTCAAAAACAACCGTTCGAGGCGACGGCCCGCATGATTCAATCGACGAGCCTACTCGCACTCGATGTCATCCGCGACGAAGTGACCCCGTACGATATCTTCCTATTGAAACGAGTCGCTAGCCAAATGGCGTTCGGTCTCGGTGCCCAGTTCGACCTGCGGCAACAAGTGACCGATGAAGCGCTGCTCGGGGTGACGTGCCCGACGTATATCGTCCACTCCAAAAATGACAAGGCCGTACCGGTCCGCCACGCGCATCACGCGAAACGGCTCATCCCGCACGCCCAGCTCACCATCTTGAACAGCCCCGGCCATTTGATTTGGATTGGTCGTCAAGCACGAAAAAGTGAGCAACAGATTGAACGCTTTATCCGCTTCAACTCATAA
- a CDS encoding sucrose-6-phosphate hydrolase: MSWTKAERYRSLRDVSALEMETLRTKTAASPWRFGYHIQPPTGLLNDPNGFTYYNGEYHMFYQWFPLGPVHGLKHWYHVTSPDLVTWTDRGVALVPETTEDSHGAYSGSGFVKDGELHVMYTGNHRTDDWTRHASQVIGVLRDGKIERRNVAIPDVPAGYTEHFRDPKVWLEDGVYYAVVGAQRENETGCVVLYRSTDLDDWTFLGEIETGLDPFGYMWECPDVFELNGQHVLVFSPQGIEPDGHRYHNIYQSGFLIGKLDVETLTFTHGTFEELDFGFDFYAPQTTEQDGRRVLVGWMGLPEIEYPTDRFGWAHALTLPRVLTIEEGMLKQRPVAEMTTLRQDTFLDASGTSVSVATPDRYELELKTDGSDFSLDLLQVENESLVIRYDAAAGELTIDRTNAGEPFATEFGTTRTKAIHVTSLHVFIDSSSVECFVNDGEAVATLRVFPSELEKQLRYEGATASLTGWTYQ; encoded by the coding sequence ATGAGTTGGACGAAGGCAGAGCGTTACCGCTCGTTACGTGACGTGAGTGCCCTCGAGATGGAGACGCTCCGCACAAAGACGGCGGCTTCCCCGTGGCGGTTCGGATACCATATCCAACCGCCGACGGGACTCCTGAACGATCCGAATGGATTCACGTATTATAACGGGGAATATCACATGTTTTATCAGTGGTTCCCGCTCGGACCGGTACACGGTCTCAAGCATTGGTATCATGTCACATCACCCGACCTCGTCACGTGGACAGACCGCGGGGTGGCGTTAGTCCCGGAGACGACCGAAGATTCACACGGTGCCTATTCAGGCAGCGGGTTTGTGAAAGACGGGGAACTCCATGTCATGTACACGGGCAATCACCGGACGGATGACTGGACGCGTCACGCCTCGCAAGTGATCGGTGTGTTACGGGATGGAAAGATTGAGCGTCGCAACGTCGCGATCCCGGACGTGCCGGCCGGGTACACGGAACATTTCCGTGACCCGAAAGTGTGGCTCGAGGATGGCGTCTATTACGCCGTCGTCGGGGCGCAACGTGAGAACGAAACAGGTTGTGTCGTGTTATATCGCTCGACTGACTTGGATGACTGGACGTTCCTCGGTGAGATTGAGACAGGACTCGACCCGTTCGGTTACATGTGGGAATGTCCTGACGTGTTCGAACTGAACGGGCAACACGTCCTCGTCTTCTCGCCGCAAGGGATTGAACCGGACGGGCATCGCTATCACAATATCTATCAGTCCGGTTTCTTGATTGGTAAGCTCGACGTTGAGACGTTGACGTTCACGCACGGCACGTTCGAGGAGCTCGACTTCGGTTTCGATTTTTACGCTCCACAGACGACAGAACAGGACGGACGACGCGTCCTCGTCGGTTGGATGGGACTCCCGGAAATCGAGTATCCGACGGACCGCTTCGGCTGGGCCCACGCCTTGACGTTACCGCGTGTGCTCACAATTGAGGAAGGGATGCTCAAGCAGCGTCCGGTGGCGGAGATGACAACGCTTCGCCAAGACACATTCCTCGACGCGTCCGGCACGTCAGTCAGCGTCGCGACTCCGGACCGGTACGAACTGGAGTTGAAAACGGACGGATCAGACTTTAGCCTCGACTTGCTTCAAGTCGAGAATGAGTCACTTGTCATCCGTTACGACGCAGCAGCCGGCGAATTGACGATCGACCGGACAAATGCCGGTGAGCCGTTCGCGACCGAGTTTGGCACGACACGGACGAAAGCGATTCATGTGACGTCGCTTCACGTGTTCATCGACTCGTCGAGTGTCGAATGCTTCGTCAATGACGGTGAGGCGGTCGCAACGCTCCGCGTCTTCCCGAGCGAGCTCGAGAAACAGTTGCGCTATGAAGGCGCGACTGCGAGCCTGACCGGTTGGACATATCAATAA
- a CDS encoding sucrose-specific PTS transporter subunit IIBC: protein MNYRQEAEAILEAIGGKDNVAAAAHCATRLRLVLNDESKVDEKKLDALDVVKGTFSTGGQYQIIIGAGTVNKVYAEFAELTGLGDMSTSDVKSAGAKKGNPLQQFVKMLSDIFVPIIPAIVAGGLLMGINNLLTAPDLFFEGSSLIDQYPGIADLAAMINTFANAAFVFLPVLIGFSAAKRFGGNPYLGAALGMIMVHPDLVNAYAQATVGDIPVWNILGFEIEKLGYQGQVLPVLVSAYILSKLEINIRKFMPASLDILLTPLLSLLITAFVTFAFVGPITREAGNLIIDGLVWTYDSLGFFGGLVMGLLYAPIVITGMHHSFIAIETQLLADIARTGGSFIFPIAAMSNVAQGAATLAVFFLTRDKKMKGVASASGISALLGITEPAMFGVNLKLRYPFIAAIIGSGIASAFIVGREVLAVALGAAGLPGIISIAPASIVSYIIGMAIAFAVAFGLTFVLAKRQAKKEAVKQAA from the coding sequence ATGAACTACAGACAAGAAGCAGAAGCGATTTTAGAGGCAATCGGCGGGAAAGACAACGTCGCCGCCGCGGCCCACTGTGCGACCCGGCTCCGCCTCGTCTTGAATGACGAATCGAAAGTCGACGAGAAGAAACTTGACGCCCTCGACGTCGTCAAAGGGACGTTCTCGACTGGTGGCCAGTATCAAATCATCATCGGTGCAGGTACGGTTAACAAGGTGTACGCTGAGTTCGCCGAATTGACAGGCCTCGGCGATATGTCGACAAGCGACGTCAAGTCGGCCGGCGCGAAGAAAGGCAACCCGCTCCAACAGTTCGTCAAAATGTTGTCTGATATCTTCGTCCCAATCATCCCGGCCATCGTCGCCGGCGGTCTCTTGATGGGGATCAACAATTTGCTCACGGCACCTGATTTGTTCTTCGAAGGAAGCTCACTCATCGATCAGTACCCAGGTATCGCCGATCTCGCCGCGATGATCAACACGTTCGCGAACGCCGCCTTCGTCTTCCTGCCCGTCTTGATCGGGTTCTCCGCCGCCAAGCGGTTTGGGGGTAATCCGTACCTCGGCGCCGCGCTCGGGATGATCATGGTTCACCCGGATCTCGTCAACGCCTATGCGCAAGCAACGGTCGGTGATATCCCGGTTTGGAACATTCTCGGCTTCGAAATCGAGAAACTCGGTTACCAAGGACAAGTGTTACCGGTCCTCGTATCTGCTTATATCTTGTCGAAACTTGAAATCAATATTCGCAAATTCATGCCAGCATCACTCGATATCTTGCTCACACCGCTCCTCTCGCTCCTCATCACGGCGTTCGTCACGTTCGCCTTCGTCGGACCGATCACACGCGAAGCGGGTAACTTGATCATCGACGGTCTCGTTTGGACGTACGACTCACTCGGCTTCTTCGGTGGTCTCGTCATGGGTCTCTTGTACGCACCGATTGTTATCACAGGGATGCACCACAGTTTCATCGCCATCGAGACGCAACTTCTCGCCGATATCGCACGCACGGGTGGATCGTTCATCTTCCCAATCGCAGCCATGTCGAACGTCGCACAAGGTGCGGCCACACTCGCTGTCTTCTTCTTGACACGTGATAAGAAGATGAAAGGTGTCGCTTCGGCATCTGGTATCTCGGCACTCCTTGGGATCACGGAGCCGGCCATGTTCGGTGTCAACTTGAAACTACGCTATCCGTTCATCGCGGCCATCATCGGTTCAGGAATCGCCTCGGCGTTCATCGTCGGACGTGAAGTCCTCGCCGTCGCCCTCGGTGCGGCAGGTCTCCCAGGGATCATCTCGATCGCACCAGCGTCGATCGTCTCGTATATCATCGGGATGGCCATCGCCTTCGCGGTCGCATTCGGATTGACGTTCGTGCTCGCGAAACGCCAAGCGAAAAAAGAAGCAGTCAAACAAGCAGCTTAA
- a CDS encoding carbohydrate kinase family protein, whose product MNTVHCIGELLIDWVCEDASSDLVNGTTFVKKAGGAPANVAAVVSKHGGSSSFLGQVGADPFGRFLKQTLVDNGVGVENLVEEGDTTFAFVSIQEDGERDFTFRRGSDGDYAFESIDLSAFKPGDIVHFGSATALLDGELKNAYFKLLQFAKRDGLFVSFDPNYRDALVTDLEAFKQDSLHFIAEADFVKLSEEEAHLLTGLDDLDEAVASLLEAGAKRIAITLGSRGTLIATKDVKAIIASVKIDSVDSTGAGDAFVGAYLYRLSTLGMDDDRLLQDIEYANVTGALTCTAYGAIPAIPTQQRVLEALGGKPA is encoded by the coding sequence ATGAACACCGTACATTGCATTGGTGAACTATTGATTGATTGGGTTTGCGAGGACGCATCGAGCGACCTCGTCAACGGGACGACATTCGTAAAGAAAGCAGGGGGCGCACCGGCAAACGTTGCGGCCGTCGTCAGTAAGCATGGAGGAAGCTCAAGTTTCCTCGGGCAAGTCGGGGCTGACCCGTTCGGGCGCTTTTTGAAACAGACGCTCGTCGATAACGGTGTCGGCGTCGAGAATTTGGTCGAAGAAGGTGACACGACGTTCGCGTTCGTCTCGATTCAAGAAGACGGGGAACGGGACTTCACGTTCCGCCGCGGTAGCGACGGCGATTATGCGTTCGAGTCGATCGATTTGTCGGCCTTCAAGCCTGGGGACATCGTCCATTTCGGATCGGCGACGGCACTCCTCGACGGTGAGTTAAAGAACGCTTATTTCAAACTGCTCCAGTTCGCCAAGCGTGACGGCCTGTTCGTCTCGTTCGATCCGAACTATCGTGACGCGCTCGTGACCGACCTCGAGGCGTTCAAACAAGATTCGCTCCACTTCATCGCCGAAGCGGACTTCGTCAAGTTGAGCGAAGAAGAGGCGCACTTGTTGACCGGGCTTGACGATTTAGACGAAGCGGTCGCGTCGCTTCTCGAAGCGGGTGCAAAACGAATCGCCATCACGCTCGGCTCGCGCGGGACACTGATTGCGACGAAAGACGTCAAAGCCATCATCGCTTCAGTGAAAATTGACAGCGTCGATTCGACGGGAGCGGGCGACGCCTTCGTCGGAGCCTATCTATATCGGTTGTCGACACTCGGGATGGATGACGACCGACTCTTGCAGGACATCGAATATGCGAACGTGACCGGTGCACTCACGTGCACGGCCTACGGCGCGATTCCAGCCATACCAACACAACAACGCGTGCTTGAAGCGCTAGGAGGGAAACCAGCATGA
- a CDS encoding LacI family DNA-binding transcriptional regulator — translation MKQVTINDIAKLAGVAKSTVSRYLNGGSVGQSTRDKIERVIQETNYEPNQFAQSLKSKQTKMIGVIVPRLDSYAASRTMMGIDERLTERGYQMLVVNTAQQTEREIEQLYNLAKQKVAGIIWLGTTVTPRHLQAIQDIQIPVLLIGQEHEKVHSLVYPDYDAAFALGKQFMEWGHRDVLYVGVGPYDIAVGQARRDGFLHAFKEVGANVTTYTTTFKIEDAIPIGERLAEATEDATLIVCATDNIALGVLKGLANAGKTVPGDISVSGFGGYDFTEVLHPSITTVHLPYRRTGSRAADMILQLLTGETIPMKTFTTFELKLRESVDILN, via the coding sequence ATGAAACAAGTGACAATCAACGACATCGCCAAACTGGCCGGGGTCGCCAAAAGTACCGTCTCCCGTTATTTGAACGGGGGCTCGGTCGGACAGTCGACGCGCGACAAGATTGAGCGGGTCATCCAGGAGACGAATTATGAACCGAACCAGTTCGCGCAAAGCTTGAAGTCGAAACAGACGAAAATGATCGGTGTCATCGTCCCGCGTCTCGATTCCTATGCCGCTTCGCGGACGATGATGGGCATCGACGAACGATTGACCGAACGCGGCTATCAAATGCTCGTCGTCAACACGGCCCAACAGACCGAACGCGAGATCGAGCAGTTGTATAACTTGGCAAAACAGAAAGTGGCCGGCATCATCTGGCTCGGGACGACCGTGACGCCGCGGCACTTGCAGGCGATTCAAGACATCCAAATCCCGGTCCTATTGATCGGTCAAGAGCATGAAAAGGTCCATAGCCTCGTCTATCCCGACTACGATGCGGCGTTCGCCCTCGGTAAGCAGTTCATGGAATGGGGTCACCGTGACGTCCTATATGTCGGTGTCGGTCCATACGACATCGCCGTCGGACAGGCGCGGCGTGACGGTTTTCTCCATGCGTTCAAGGAAGTCGGGGCGAACGTGACGACGTATACGACGACGTTCAAGATCGAGGATGCCATCCCAATCGGGGAACGACTCGCCGAGGCGACCGAGGACGCGACGCTCATCGTCTGCGCGACGGACAACATCGCCCTCGGTGTGTTGAAGGGGCTTGCCAACGCCGGCAAAACGGTTCCAGGCGATATCTCGGTGAGTGGATTCGGCGGCTATGATTTCACCGAAGTGCTCCATCCGTCCATCACAACGGTCCACCTCCCATACCGTCGGACCGGGTCCCGTGCGGCTGACATGATTCTCCAGTTGTTAACAGGTGAAACCATCCCGATGAAAACGTTCACAACTTTTGAATTAAAACTGCGCGAAAGCGTTGACATTTTAAATTAA
- a CDS encoding bifunctional UDP-2,4-diacetamido-2,4,6-trideoxy-beta-L-altropyranose hydrolase/GNAT family N-acetyltransferase, producing MEIVRQPIRQIDEIEYEHFKKYGQSSYGISAEELKGIFVEMGAEQVYSADEHSYGEDFYYDLLVDGQIVGKVLLLKLARVYQLDLMVFDPFKDNGYATEGLRLALEQSDLREGHTVRAGIPPTSPHQEAVRRVLENNGFEKRNGLYYLNFKKRYVINH from the coding sequence ATGGAAATCGTGCGTCAACCTATTCGTCAGATTGATGAGATCGAATATGAGCATTTTAAAAAATATGGTCAAAGTTCTTACGGCATCTCAGCCGAAGAGTTAAAAGGTATCTTTGTCGAGATGGGGGCAGAGCAGGTATACTCGGCCGACGAGCATAGTTACGGGGAGGACTTCTATTATGATCTCCTCGTTGACGGGCAAATCGTCGGGAAAGTGTTGCTCTTGAAACTCGCTCGCGTCTATCAGCTCGATTTGATGGTGTTCGACCCGTTCAAAGACAACGGCTATGCGACAGAAGGGCTTCGCCTCGCGCTCGAGCAATCCGATTTAAGAGAAGGGCATACGGTCCGTGCTGGCATTCCACCGACGAGCCCGCATCAGGAAGCGGTACGCCGTGTCCTCGAGAACAACGGGTTCGAAAAACGGAACGGGCTTTACTATTTAAACTTTAAGAAGCGATATGTAATCAACCACTGA
- a CDS encoding cation diffusion facilitator family transporter: MQSTTHPPKALKGAILSITTYLVLSVLKVVFGYVYNSEAVLADGFNNTTDIIASIAVYIGIRIAALPRDAEHKYGHAKMETLAALVASLIMVAVGVFVLLNSIATLIGGEYVEPNPLAAVVAFVSALVMFGVYAYNSNLAKKTRSLALKAAAKDNLADALISIGATLGVLFAYFKLPWMDTVLAVLIAGMIIRTAIQIFLDATHQLSDGFPPDLVDSYEETIQHFDAVKEVREIKGRHLGNHVMLDVTIAVEGSLTVEEAHDLCDDIERELDEHHAVDSVHIHIEPV, from the coding sequence ATGCAGTCAACAACTCATCCACCAAAAGCGCTCAAAGGCGCCATTTTATCGATTACGACGTATTTGGTCTTATCTGTATTAAAAGTCGTCTTCGGGTATGTCTATAATTCAGAAGCCGTCCTCGCCGACGGATTCAACAATACGACCGACATCATCGCATCCATCGCTGTCTATATCGGCATCCGTATCGCTGCGTTGCCTCGGGACGCCGAACATAAATACGGTCACGCCAAAATGGAGACGCTTGCCGCGCTCGTCGCCTCGCTCATCATGGTCGCCGTCGGGGTGTTCGTTCTATTGAACAGCATCGCCACTCTAATCGGTGGTGAATACGTCGAACCGAACCCGCTCGCCGCCGTCGTCGCGTTCGTGAGTGCGCTCGTCATGTTCGGCGTGTATGCGTACAACTCGAATTTGGCCAAGAAGACCCGGTCGCTGGCCTTGAAGGCGGCCGCCAAAGATAACCTTGCCGACGCGCTGATCTCGATTGGGGCGACGCTCGGCGTTCTCTTCGCTTATTTTAAACTGCCGTGGATGGATACGGTGCTCGCTGTTCTCATCGCCGGGATGATTATCCGGACCGCGATTCAAATCTTTCTCGATGCGACACATCAGTTGTCGGACGGATTCCCACCGGACCTCGTTGATTCCTATGAAGAGACGATTCAACATTTCGATGCCGTCAAGGAAGTGCGTGAAATCAAAGGACGTCACCTCGGCAACCACGTCATGCTCGACGTGACGATTGCCGTCGAAGGAAGTCTCACTGTCGAGGAAGCGCACGATTTATGTGATGACATCGAACGTGAGCTCGACGAACATCACGCCGTCGATTCGGTCCACATCCACATCGAACCGGTCTGA